From one Streptomyces spiramyceticus genomic stretch:
- the dxr gene encoding 1-deoxy-D-xylulose-5-phosphate reductoisomerase, which translates to MSDSPAPLADPHIAFDASEGRRDIVVLGSTGSIGTQAIDLVLRNPDRFRVTALSAAGGRVGLLAEQARQLNVRTVAVAREDAVPALREALKERYGNSGSTEPLPEILAGPEAATEVAASACHTVLNGITGSIGLAPTLAALEAGRTLALANKESLIVGGPLVKALAKPGQIIPVDSEHAALFQALAGGTRADVRKLVVTASGGPFRGRTKAELANVTREDALAHPTWAMGPVITVNSATLVNKGLEVIEAHLLYDIPFDRIEVVVHPQSYVHSMVEFTDGSTLAQATPPDMRGPIAIGIGWPERVPDAAPAFDWSKASTWEFYPLDNEAFPSVGLARHVGTLAGTAPAVFNAANEECVDAFLAGRLPFTGIVDTVAEVVAEHGTPRAGTSLTVADVLEAETWARARAREIAAQATAEARA; encoded by the coding sequence ATGAGCGACAGCCCAGCCCCCCTTGCCGACCCGCACATCGCCTTCGACGCGTCCGAAGGCCGCCGGGACATCGTCGTCCTCGGCTCCACCGGGTCCATCGGCACCCAGGCCATCGACCTGGTGCTCCGCAACCCCGACCGGTTCCGTGTCACCGCGCTCTCCGCGGCCGGCGGCCGGGTCGGGCTGCTCGCCGAGCAGGCGCGGCAGCTGAACGTCCGTACCGTCGCGGTCGCCCGCGAGGACGCCGTGCCCGCCCTGCGCGAGGCGCTGAAGGAGCGGTACGGGAACTCCGGGAGCACAGAGCCCCTCCCCGAGATCCTCGCCGGGCCCGAGGCTGCCACGGAGGTCGCCGCATCCGCATGCCACACCGTCCTCAACGGCATCACCGGATCCATCGGCCTCGCGCCCACCCTCGCCGCCCTCGAAGCCGGCCGCACCCTCGCGCTCGCCAACAAGGAGTCGCTGATCGTCGGCGGCCCCCTCGTGAAGGCGCTCGCCAAGCCCGGCCAGATCATCCCGGTCGACTCCGAGCACGCCGCGCTCTTCCAGGCCCTGGCCGGCGGCACCCGCGCCGACGTCCGCAAGCTCGTCGTCACCGCCTCTGGCGGCCCCTTCCGCGGACGTACGAAGGCGGAGCTGGCGAACGTCACCCGCGAGGACGCCCTCGCGCACCCCACCTGGGCCATGGGCCCGGTGATCACGGTCAATTCGGCCACTCTGGTCAACAAGGGTCTTGAGGTCATCGAGGCGCACCTCCTCTACGACATCCCCTTCGACCGCATCGAGGTCGTCGTCCACCCCCAGTCATACGTTCACTCGATGGTGGAGTTCACGGACGGCTCGACCCTCGCCCAGGCCACCCCGCCCGACATGCGCGGCCCGATCGCCATCGGCATCGGCTGGCCCGAACGCGTCCCGGACGCCGCGCCCGCCTTCGACTGGTCGAAGGCGTCGACCTGGGAGTTCTACCCCCTCGACAACGAAGCTTTCCCCTCCGTGGGACTGGCCCGACATGTCGGTACGCTCGCGGGCACGGCCCCCGCGGTGTTCAATGCCGCGAACGAGGAGTGCGTCGACGCGTTCCTCGCCGGGCGGCTGCCGTTCACAGGAATCGTGGATACGGTCGCCGAAGTCGTGGCCGAGCATGGCACCCCGCGTGCGGGAACCTCGCTCACGGTCGCGGACGTCCTGGAAGCCGAGACCTGGGCACGAGCCCGGGCCCGTGAAATCGCAGCACAGGCAACAGCGGAGGCTCGCGCATGA
- a CDS encoding M50 family metallopeptidase, whose protein sequence is MTTILLTVLGIVIFFAGLLISIAWHELGHLSTAKLFGVRVPQYMVGFGPTIWSRHKGETEYGIKAIPLGGYIRMIGMFPPGPDGKIEARSTSPWRGMIEDARSAAYEELQPGDETRLFYTRKPWKRVIVMFAGPFMNLILAVALFIGVMMTVGLNQQTTTVDSVVPCVVAQSENRECKKGDPESPAKAAGLQKGDKIVAFDGKPVEDWATLSDRIRDTIGPAAITVERDGQEKVLQAKLIPNKVAKKDAQGQPIADQYVEAGYLGFGPGTAVVPLSFTDSLDRMGVMIESGVQSLIDLPSKVPDLWNATFNGEERKADSPMGVVGAARVGGEILGLGLPMENTMGMMLFLIAGFNLSLFLFNMLPLLPLDGGHIAGALWESLRRNVAKVFRRPDPGPFDVAKLMPVAYVVAGIFICFTALVLVADVVNPVRIS, encoded by the coding sequence ATGACGACGATCCTGTTGACGGTCCTCGGGATAGTCATCTTCTTTGCGGGGCTGCTCATCTCCATCGCCTGGCACGAGCTCGGTCACCTCTCGACCGCCAAGCTCTTCGGCGTCCGTGTGCCGCAGTACATGGTCGGCTTCGGACCGACCATCTGGTCCCGGCACAAGGGCGAGACGGAGTACGGGATCAAGGCGATCCCGCTCGGCGGCTACATCCGCATGATCGGGATGTTCCCGCCGGGGCCCGACGGCAAGATCGAAGCCCGTTCGACATCCCCGTGGCGCGGCATGATCGAGGACGCCCGCTCGGCGGCGTACGAGGAACTCCAGCCCGGCGACGAGACCCGGCTCTTCTACACGCGCAAGCCGTGGAAGCGCGTGATCGTGATGTTCGCCGGCCCCTTCATGAACCTCATCCTCGCCGTGGCGCTCTTCATCGGCGTGATGATGACGGTCGGCCTGAACCAGCAGACGACCACCGTCGACTCGGTCGTCCCCTGTGTCGTCGCGCAGAGCGAGAACCGCGAGTGCAAGAAGGGCGACCCCGAGTCGCCCGCCAAGGCCGCCGGCCTGCAGAAGGGCGACAAGATCGTCGCCTTCGACGGCAAGCCCGTCGAGGACTGGGCGACGCTGTCGGACCGTATCCGCGACACCATCGGCCCGGCCGCGATCACGGTCGAGCGCGACGGCCAGGAGAAGGTCCTCCAGGCGAAGCTGATCCCCAACAAGGTCGCCAAGAAGGACGCCCAGGGCCAGCCCATCGCCGACCAGTACGTCGAGGCCGGCTACCTCGGCTTCGGCCCCGGCACGGCCGTCGTGCCGCTGTCCTTCACCGACTCGCTGGACCGCATGGGCGTCATGATCGAGTCCGGCGTCCAGTCGCTCATCGACCTGCCCTCCAAGGTCCCCGACCTGTGGAACGCCACCTTCAACGGCGAGGAGCGCAAGGCCGACTCCCCCATGGGCGTGGTCGGCGCGGCCCGCGTAGGCGGCGAGATCCTCGGGCTCGGGCTGCCCATGGAGAACACGATGGGGATGATGCTGTTCCTCATCGCGGGCTTCAACCTCTCCCTCTTCCTCTTCAACATGCTGCCGCTGCTGCCGCTCGACGGCGGGCACATCGCGGGAGCCCTGTGGGAGTCGCTGAGGCGCAATGTGGCGAAGGTCTTCCGGCGGCCCGACCCGGGCCCCTTCGACGTCGCCAAGCTGATGCCCGTCGCGTACGTCGTCGCCGGGATCTTCATCTGCTTCACCGCGCTGGTGCTGGTGGCGGACGTGGTGAACCCCGTCCGGATCTCCTGA